The proteins below are encoded in one region of Paeniglutamicibacter cryotolerans:
- a CDS encoding DUF3427 domain-containing protein, with the protein MVNNDGSNENELPDGLFEVLLTSDLESHVESFEGRSAVVEGLGVEQAPRSLTRFLADSIETRMSQLAPQDMVLLSNKILRLIESAEVVVDGPKRLRAIQRDTTFRRREMLRPQTPLDSAALLTNSREDPQLAAELKAELSSADRVDLLCAFIKWQGIRLLAEALDEAKVRGIPIRVITTTYMGATQREAIDQLVQRYGAEVRINYETNATRLHAKAWMFHRNSGFDTAYVGSSNLSRPALLDGLEWNVRLSGVATPQLLQKFGMTFDSYWGDPAFVPYDPVLDRDRLDAALKRAGSTTAERTLGATGLEVVPLLHQKEMLEELDGARSNRGEHRNLVVAATGTGKTVLAALDYKRLNEAAGEDLTLLFVAHRKEILEQSVSTYRKVLGRGAFGELFVDGQRPTSWKHVFASVQSLAALGLAEIQPGAFDVVVIDEFHHAEAKSYRKLIEYLQPQELLGLTATPERGDGVNVADTFFDGRIASELRLWDALDADLLVPFHYFGVADDVDLSAVEWKRGNYDMTELSNVYTGNSVRALKVITELRDKVLSTSDMRALGFCVSVQHAHYMAKVFNDAGIPAVSVSGDTPSQEREAALRKLRARELNCIFAVDLFNEGLDVPEIDTILLLRPTQSSTIFLQQLGRGLRRADDKAVLTVLDFIGQQRREFRFDVKYRALLNAPRAELERVLNGQGQGLPSGCAIVLDRVARKIVLDNIRNQLKLNRPALVREIRSYGRTELDVFLEESGRDVRDIYRKSGDAWTELLRKAGLVTARSSWEEGLAEILPEHRTEEQELLKRMTRFLHVDDAERAEAYSTLLDPESPRYEALGQRQQTFARMLFFTFWDDGGSYKTYDEGLDRIRANGYVVAELRSSLARGVNSSAYAPKGLGLGLQHVPLYSHATYWRSEVLAALEYGSLEMGKGVSHREGVAWCPASSTDAFFVTLNKDEKVHSPNTLYKDYAISSDLFHWESQNATSPKSPTGRRYLDRKSHGSHILLFTRDIGKDSQGLSQPFTCLGTADLVQHRGEKPIAITWKLKRDMPVDVYNVASAAAR; encoded by the coding sequence ATGGTGAACAACGATGGATCGAATGAGAACGAGTTGCCAGATGGCCTCTTTGAGGTATTACTGACCAGCGACCTTGAGAGCCACGTGGAGTCATTCGAAGGGCGTTCCGCCGTAGTCGAGGGGCTTGGCGTTGAACAGGCCCCGCGATCTTTGACCAGGTTTCTGGCTGATTCCATCGAAACGAGAATGAGTCAGCTTGCACCCCAAGACATGGTGCTGCTGTCAAATAAGATACTGCGCCTTATAGAAAGCGCTGAGGTCGTAGTCGATGGACCAAAGCGGCTCCGAGCGATTCAGAGGGATACGACATTCCGACGCCGTGAGATGCTGCGGCCCCAAACACCGCTGGACTCGGCCGCGCTCCTGACAAATAGCCGAGAAGATCCTCAACTCGCTGCCGAGCTGAAAGCCGAGTTGTCATCCGCCGATCGTGTTGACCTGCTTTGTGCTTTCATCAAATGGCAGGGGATCAGACTCCTGGCCGAGGCGCTTGACGAAGCGAAAGTCCGCGGGATTCCGATTCGAGTGATCACCACGACATATATGGGCGCGACCCAGCGTGAGGCCATCGATCAACTGGTTCAGCGTTACGGCGCCGAGGTTCGTATTAACTATGAAACGAACGCGACCCGTCTTCACGCCAAGGCATGGATGTTCCACCGGAATTCGGGATTCGATACGGCCTATGTGGGCAGTTCGAATCTCAGCAGACCGGCCCTTCTTGATGGACTTGAATGGAATGTGCGGTTGTCGGGCGTTGCAACGCCGCAGCTCCTACAGAAGTTCGGTATGACCTTTGACAGCTACTGGGGCGACCCTGCATTTGTTCCCTACGATCCAGTCCTCGATCGGGATCGCTTAGACGCGGCACTCAAACGAGCAGGAAGTACAACGGCCGAACGAACATTAGGCGCCACCGGCCTGGAAGTTGTTCCACTGCTGCACCAGAAGGAGATGCTCGAAGAACTGGATGGAGCTCGCTCGAACCGGGGCGAACATAGGAATCTCGTGGTTGCGGCCACAGGAACAGGCAAGACTGTACTTGCTGCGCTGGACTATAAGCGCCTCAATGAGGCCGCCGGCGAAGACCTGACGCTGCTGTTCGTTGCGCACCGCAAGGAGATCCTGGAACAGTCTGTATCCACCTACCGGAAGGTGCTCGGGCGTGGTGCCTTCGGGGAGCTCTTCGTGGATGGACAGCGTCCAACGTCCTGGAAACACGTATTCGCGAGTGTCCAGTCTCTTGCCGCCCTTGGACTGGCTGAAATTCAGCCTGGTGCTTTCGACGTTGTGGTCATCGATGAGTTCCACCATGCCGAAGCCAAGTCCTATCGTAAGCTCATCGAGTACCTGCAGCCCCAGGAGCTCCTCGGGCTGACCGCAACTCCCGAGCGTGGTGACGGTGTCAACGTCGCTGATACCTTCTTCGACGGACGGATCGCCAGTGAGCTGCGACTGTGGGATGCGTTGGATGCCGACTTGCTGGTGCCGTTCCATTACTTCGGGGTAGCCGATGACGTTGACCTGAGCGCCGTCGAATGGAAGCGCGGGAACTACGATATGACGGAACTCAGCAACGTTTATACCGGAAACTCCGTCCGCGCCCTGAAAGTCATCACGGAGTTGCGGGACAAGGTACTCAGTACTTCTGACATGCGGGCGTTGGGGTTCTGTGTATCCGTTCAGCACGCCCACTACATGGCCAAGGTCTTCAACGACGCCGGTATTCCGGCCGTTTCCGTCTCCGGGGACACTCCTTCGCAAGAACGAGAAGCAGCCCTGCGGAAACTGCGGGCAAGGGAACTGAACTGCATCTTCGCAGTTGACCTTTTCAATGAGGGGCTCGACGTCCCTGAGATCGATACGATCCTGCTCTTGCGGCCGACTCAAAGCAGCACCATCTTCCTCCAGCAGCTGGGCAGGGGTCTCCGCCGGGCCGATGACAAGGCCGTACTGACGGTGCTGGATTTCATCGGTCAACAACGTCGTGAGTTCAGGTTCGACGTGAAATACCGGGCGCTGCTGAATGCACCACGTGCCGAGTTGGAGAGAGTCCTGAATGGGCAAGGCCAGGGACTTCCTTCCGGATGTGCGATCGTGCTTGACCGGGTCGCCAGGAAGATCGTTCTCGATAACATCCGGAATCAGCTGAAACTGAATCGTCCGGCACTGGTCAGGGAAATTCGCTCCTATGGGCGAACGGAACTGGATGTGTTCCTCGAAGAGTCAGGACGCGACGTCCGCGATATCTATCGCAAGAGCGGGGACGCCTGGACGGAACTGCTTCGGAAAGCCGGGCTGGTGACTGCCCGCTCGTCGTGGGAGGAAGGCCTGGCCGAAATCCTGCCCGAGCACCGAACTGAAGAACAGGAGCTCCTTAAACGGATGACTCGTTTCTTGCACGTCGATGATGCAGAGCGGGCCGAGGCATATTCGACGCTTCTTGACCCAGAATCGCCACGCTATGAGGCCTTGGGGCAACGACAACAGACATTTGCCCGGATGCTCTTCTTCACGTTCTGGGACGATGGCGGAAGCTACAAGACCTACGACGAAGGATTGGACCGGATTCGGGCCAACGGATATGTTGTGGCCGAGCTGCGATCGAGCCTGGCCCGCGGCGTCAACTCAAGCGCATACGCGCCGAAGGGATTGGGCCTGGGACTGCAACACGTTCCGCTGTATTCACATGCGACCTATTGGAGGTCGGAGGTGTTGGCTGCACTCGAATATGGCTCGTTGGAAATGGGGAAGGGTGTCAGCCACAGGGAGGGGGTTGCCTGGTGCCCGGCTTCGTCCACGGACGCGTTCTTCGTGACGCTCAACAAGGATGAAAAGGTCCACAGTCCAAATACGTTGTACAAGGACTATGCCATCAGCTCCGATCTCTTCCATTGGGAATCACAGAACGCCACTTCTCCGAAGAGCCCCACAGGTCGCAGATACCTGGATCGGAAGTCCCACGGCTCCCACATCCTCCTGTTCACCCGGGATATCGGAAAAGACAGTCAAGGCCTTTCGCAGCCTTTTACCTGTCTGGGAACAGCAGATCTCGTCCAGCATCGGGGTGAAAAGCCTATCGCCATCACGTGGAAGCTGAAGCGGGATATGCCGGTCGATGTTTACAACGTGGCAAGTGCCGCAGCGCGGTAG
- a CDS encoding IS256 family transposase, translating into MTAPHIVDPATVLSEALGDASPDLMRHLLQTMINALLSADADAVAGAEWGKPSSERLAQRNGYRHRELDTRAGTIDVAIPKLRQGTYFPDWLLERRKRAEAAMITVVADCYLAGVSTRRMDKLVKTLGIHSLSKSQVSRMATDLDEQVHAFRTRPLGDAGPFTFVAADALTMKVREAGRVINAVVMVATGVNADGHREVLGVRVATSETKAAWNMFFADLVARGLTGVLMVTSDAHAGLVEAIAANLPGTSWQRCRTHYAANLMSATPKNLWPAVKAMLHSVYDQPDAASVNAQFDRLLDYVEEKLPKVFEHLDAARADILAFTAFPKDVWQQVWSNNPNERLNKEIRRRTDVVGIFPNRDAIIRLVGAVLAEQSDEWAEGRRYFGLEVLARCRLTIVDSGPETRSDLPGLETLEAAA; encoded by the coding sequence ATGACCGCTCCTCATATTGTCGACCCTGCCACCGTACTTTCCGAAGCATTAGGCGACGCGTCGCCCGATCTGATGCGTCACTTGCTGCAAACCATGATCAATGCCCTGCTTTCAGCCGACGCGGACGCCGTGGCCGGCGCCGAATGGGGCAAGCCCTCATCCGAGCGCCTGGCCCAACGCAACGGCTACCGCCACCGCGAGCTCGACACCCGCGCCGGCACCATCGATGTCGCCATCCCGAAACTGCGCCAGGGCACCTACTTCCCCGACTGGCTCCTGGAGCGCCGCAAGCGCGCCGAAGCGGCCATGATCACCGTCGTCGCTGACTGCTACCTTGCCGGGGTCTCCACCCGGCGCATGGACAAGCTCGTGAAAACCCTGGGCATCCACTCCCTGTCCAAATCACAGGTCTCCCGCATGGCCACGGACCTCGACGAGCAGGTCCACGCGTTCCGCACCCGGCCGCTGGGCGATGCGGGCCCGTTCACGTTCGTCGCCGCCGACGCACTGACGATGAAGGTCCGCGAGGCCGGGAGGGTGATCAATGCGGTGGTCATGGTCGCCACCGGCGTCAACGCGGACGGTCACCGCGAGGTCCTCGGGGTCCGCGTGGCCACCAGCGAGACCAAGGCCGCCTGGAACATGTTCTTCGCCGACCTGGTGGCCCGCGGCCTGACCGGGGTCCTGATGGTCACTTCCGACGCGCATGCCGGCCTGGTCGAGGCCATCGCGGCGAACCTTCCCGGGACGTCCTGGCAACGCTGCCGCACCCACTATGCGGCGAACCTGATGTCAGCGACCCCGAAAAACCTCTGGCCGGCGGTGAAAGCCATGCTGCACTCGGTCTATGACCAGCCGGATGCAGCCAGCGTGAACGCCCAGTTCGACCGGCTCCTGGACTACGTCGAGGAAAAGCTCCCGAAGGTGTTCGAGCACCTGGACGCAGCCCGTGCCGACATCCTCGCGTTCACTGCGTTCCCGAAGGATGTCTGGCAGCAAGTCTGGTCCAATAATCCCAATGAGCGTTTGAACAAGGAGATCCGCCGCCGGACCGACGTGGTCGGGATCTTCCCCAACCGCGACGCGATCATCCGCCTGGTCGGGGCCGTCCTGGCGGAGCAAAGTGATGAATGGGCCGAGGGGCGCCGCTACTTCGGCCTTGAAGTCCTGGCCCGCTGCCGCCTCACCATCGTGGACTCCGGCCCCGAAACACGCAGCGACCTGCCCGGACTGGAAACCCTGGAAGCCGCCGCATGA
- a CDS encoding GmrSD restriction endonuclease domain-containing protein produces the protein MKPEKVNPREVFYQPSRMVVPLFQRPYVWSKERQWQPLWEDIARLADVLATKNPAATHFLGAFVVQQLPSTLGTMQEWSVIDGQQRLTTLQILLDSLHSQLESRGLAMLAAQVEPLIVNPAAFHKKPEDRYKVWPTNLDRAGFKSVMSAPAPVDYSSVVPSRLAEAHQYFSDSIGAWLDKADELEISAKLLVDAVSGQLEIVSIRLDATEDAQAIFETLNARGEPLSAADLIKNFIFQNHAGTEAEVEVAYLSNWAELESPWWVTQVTAGRTSHPRASWFLWHWLRARRLEDFPIRELFTQFKGYVTDRRPDLSSLLPEIKTAADRYRFVIEGAQAVNGPLTRVQWFSYRVGTLDSEVVRPLLIWLDEEPQSDVPEKDKTQILKYLESWFVRRAIVKAPSQGTNRFMVDLIVHLSRQPHDRLAIEVQSYLASNKTPVGYWPDDTEVASTLKGAPAYNKYLRARLRMILEALEDYRRGYPDWNALGMGPIARGVGTVEHLLPQKWRANWPAIWSPDEAETKAASRDRTLHELGNLTLVTQKLNSKVSNGSWSKKVEHFQHINDVLLTNDVIQSAPTNWDETLITARTTMLAASVLKVWPAPAGHIGLATQPVQPEASGEVDLALLVSEGLIQPGTVLVARPAVLNGATAAVGLDGRVFVDDVGYDTPSAAGVAANSTGLYRGVINGWRFWKIQESGKSLWEVRNEYRASLGEDDRGNEVGEDVQDSEQIEAELVVAESTNEADDE, from the coding sequence ATGAAGCCCGAAAAGGTCAATCCACGGGAGGTCTTCTATCAGCCCTCAAGAATGGTGGTGCCACTTTTCCAGCGCCCTTACGTCTGGTCCAAGGAGCGGCAATGGCAGCCCCTCTGGGAGGACATAGCGCGGCTCGCTGATGTGCTGGCCACGAAGAACCCGGCCGCCACGCACTTCCTCGGCGCTTTCGTCGTACAGCAGCTGCCTTCCACGCTTGGCACCATGCAGGAGTGGAGTGTCATCGATGGTCAGCAGCGACTCACGACGCTCCAGATCCTCCTCGATTCACTTCACTCGCAGCTTGAATCCCGCGGTCTGGCAATGCTCGCGGCACAGGTCGAGCCGCTCATCGTCAATCCGGCCGCCTTCCACAAGAAGCCTGAGGACCGCTACAAGGTCTGGCCGACGAATCTCGACCGGGCGGGATTCAAATCGGTCATGAGCGCCCCTGCTCCGGTTGACTATTCGAGCGTCGTGCCGTCGCGGCTCGCTGAGGCGCATCAGTACTTCAGCGACTCCATCGGCGCGTGGCTCGACAAAGCGGACGAGCTCGAGATCAGCGCGAAGCTCCTCGTTGATGCCGTGTCCGGTCAGCTTGAGATCGTGAGCATTCGCCTCGACGCGACAGAGGATGCGCAGGCGATCTTTGAGACGCTGAATGCACGGGGCGAGCCGCTGAGCGCCGCGGACCTCATCAAGAACTTCATCTTCCAGAATCACGCCGGAACCGAAGCGGAAGTCGAAGTCGCGTACCTCAGTAACTGGGCTGAACTCGAGAGTCCGTGGTGGGTCACTCAGGTCACGGCCGGACGCACCTCGCACCCGCGTGCGTCCTGGTTCCTCTGGCACTGGCTGCGCGCCCGACGGCTCGAAGACTTCCCGATCCGAGAGCTATTCACGCAATTCAAGGGCTACGTGACCGACAGGCGGCCCGACCTGTCCAGTTTGCTACCGGAGATCAAGACGGCTGCGGATAGATATCGGTTCGTCATCGAGGGGGCGCAAGCGGTAAACGGTCCGTTGACGAGGGTGCAATGGTTCAGTTATCGTGTCGGCACTCTCGATTCTGAGGTCGTGCGACCGCTGCTGATCTGGCTCGATGAGGAGCCGCAATCCGATGTTCCGGAAAAAGACAAGACCCAGATCCTCAAGTACCTCGAAAGCTGGTTCGTCCGCCGCGCGATCGTAAAAGCGCCCTCGCAGGGCACAAACCGATTCATGGTCGACCTCATCGTCCACCTCAGCAGGCAGCCGCACGATCGTCTGGCCATTGAAGTCCAGTCCTACCTCGCTTCGAACAAGACGCCCGTCGGGTACTGGCCGGACGACACAGAGGTCGCCTCGACGCTGAAGGGTGCGCCCGCATACAACAAGTATCTCCGTGCTCGACTCCGAATGATCCTTGAAGCGCTCGAAGACTACCGCCGTGGTTACCCTGATTGGAATGCACTCGGTATGGGGCCGATCGCGCGTGGGGTCGGTACGGTCGAGCACTTACTCCCTCAAAAGTGGCGGGCAAACTGGCCGGCTATATGGTCGCCCGACGAAGCCGAAACGAAGGCGGCGTCACGCGACCGCACTCTGCACGAACTCGGCAACCTCACCTTAGTGACCCAGAAACTGAATTCGAAGGTTTCAAACGGATCATGGTCGAAGAAGGTAGAGCACTTTCAGCACATCAACGACGTGCTCCTCACGAACGATGTCATTCAGTCCGCGCCGACCAATTGGGACGAGACGCTGATCACTGCGCGTACGACGATGCTCGCGGCGTCGGTCCTAAAGGTTTGGCCTGCACCAGCAGGACATATTGGGCTCGCAACGCAGCCGGTCCAGCCTGAAGCTTCGGGGGAAGTCGACCTGGCGCTACTTGTCTCGGAGGGGCTCATTCAGCCGGGAACCGTGCTCGTCGCTCGCCCCGCTGTCCTGAACGGTGCGACCGCCGCGGTCGGGCTCGACGGGCGCGTGTTCGTCGACGATGTTGGTTATGACACGCCGTCCGCGGCGGGGGTGGCTGCCAACTCGACCGGCCTGTATCGGGGCGTCATCAATGGTTGGCGATTCTGGAAGATCCAGGAGTCTGGGAAGTCGCTCTGGGAGGTTCGCAACGAATACCGCGCCAGCCTTGGCGAAGATGACCGAGGAAACGAGGTCGGCGAGGATGTCCAAGACTCAGAGCAGATCGAGGCCGAACTGGTCGTCGCGGAGAGCACAAACGAAGCTGACGACGAATAG
- a CDS encoding FAD-dependent oxidoreductase yields the protein MLDVVIVGGGPSGLTLAILLIQACMKVKVLERRPEIGSHSRAIGIHPPALDVLDLAGVGDEVVSRGIKIREGVGISRGKVIASLDFGVLPGPHKYVLALPQNETVRILRSRLHELDPEAFLGGVEFCGYTEGTQQRGLSIRTTHVGDSLGTSVAELDTRYLVGADGTQSSVRESMCLTFGGSRYPDHYVMGDYPDTTDFGSTAALFLHHDGIVESFPLPGNIRRWVAWTSASEKKDLSELVRLRTGHLADPKSCTMESQFRSSNRRVSDMVNGHVVLLGDAAHEVSPIGGQGMALGLIDAMALATILACGGDVSALLKRFSAQRLQAAKIAGRQAHLNMALGRSFPGKFSRFRDYGFQTLVSSGNIRTAVARKFTMTSLP from the coding sequence ATGCTTGATGTGGTCATTGTCGGTGGCGGTCCTTCCGGGCTAACGCTGGCCATTTTGTTGATCCAAGCGTGCATGAAGGTCAAGGTGCTGGAGCGAAGGCCCGAGATCGGCAGCCATTCCCGGGCCATAGGTATCCACCCGCCGGCGTTGGACGTCCTAGACCTGGCGGGCGTCGGGGATGAGGTCGTCAGTAGGGGTATCAAGATCCGGGAAGGTGTGGGAATTTCGCGCGGAAAGGTCATTGCTTCGTTGGACTTCGGAGTCCTGCCGGGCCCGCACAAATATGTCCTCGCCCTGCCGCAAAACGAGACGGTGAGGATCCTGCGGTCCCGGCTCCATGAGCTTGATCCAGAGGCGTTCCTAGGGGGTGTCGAGTTCTGTGGCTATACCGAGGGCACTCAGCAACGAGGACTATCGATTCGGACGACTCACGTCGGAGATTCTTTGGGCACATCGGTCGCCGAGCTTGATACGCGCTATCTGGTCGGCGCAGACGGCACCCAGTCCTCTGTGCGTGAATCCATGTGTCTGACGTTTGGCGGCAGCCGGTACCCGGATCACTACGTCATGGGCGATTACCCGGATACCACGGACTTCGGTTCCACAGCCGCGCTCTTCCTGCACCATGATGGGATCGTTGAATCTTTCCCGCTCCCCGGAAATATTCGCCGCTGGGTGGCCTGGACCAGCGCCTCCGAAAAGAAGGACCTAAGCGAGCTGGTTCGGCTGCGCACTGGGCATCTGGCCGATCCAAAGTCCTGCACGATGGAAAGCCAGTTCAGGTCATCCAATCGCCGGGTATCTGACATGGTCAACGGTCATGTCGTGCTATTAGGCGATGCCGCCCACGAAGTCAGTCCCATCGGTGGTCAGGGCATGGCCTTAGGACTGATTGATGCGATGGCACTGGCCACGATCCTCGCTTGTGGCGGAGATGTGTCCGCCCTACTGAAGCGTTTCAGCGCTCAACGTCTCCAAGCAGCAAAGATTGCCGGCAGGCAGGCACACCTCAACATGGCCCTTGGCCGGTCGTTTCCTGGAAAGTTCTCCAGGTTCCGAGATTATGGATTCCAGACGTTGGTGTCATCCGGAAACATCAGGACAGCCGTGGCCAGAAAGTTCACCATGACCTCTCTGCCATAG
- a CDS encoding putative immunity protein: MTRERCLSQKDGMISGILQSARAWVRGEAKMMKTRAVGRHAMGARPETYVGAARYPAYTAGQAGVVAHVAAGQLECQWQREQRPMVIQELVPKTSGCATTSAGRFSTQVSLLASPSNIPFEDL, from the coding sequence GTGACCCGGGAAAGATGCCTCTCGCAAAAAGACGGCATGATTTCCGGGATACTTCAGAGTGCCCGCGCTTGGGTGCGTGGCGAGGCCAAAATGATGAAGACGCGCGCCGTAGGCAGGCATGCGATGGGCGCGCGGCCAGAGACCTACGTGGGGGCAGCACGCTATCCCGCGTATACGGCCGGCCAGGCCGGTGTCGTCGCGCATGTCGCCGCAGGGCAACTCGAGTGTCAATGGCAGCGCGAACAGCGCCCAATGGTCATTCAAGAGCTAGTACCTAAAACCAGCGGTTGCGCAACGACATCTGCTGGTCGGTTTTCGACCCAAGTAAGCCTGCTGGCGAGCCCTTCGAACATTCCGTTTGAGGATCTGTGA
- a CDS encoding class I SAM-dependent methyltransferase yields the protein MERDADAIEEMDRPDCDPRLLERTYTQFPLVNRFVSGWRGVYTSLIRPALPRDRRATLLDIGCGGGDITINLARWAAKDGFDIRVLGIDPDERAYRFATRAADKTGLGRDRLSFRPAFSSELVAEGAKFDVVVSNHILHHLSPPQLAGLFSDTESLTGSLAIHSDIRRSRSALFWFGAATLPLAQSSFIRRDGLTSIRRSYTADELARLVPAGWQVQQGGLYRNLALFQPEVPGNA from the coding sequence GTGGAACGTGATGCCGACGCCATCGAGGAAATGGATCGCCCGGACTGCGATCCGCGCCTGCTGGAACGCACGTACACACAGTTCCCCCTGGTGAACAGGTTCGTCTCCGGGTGGCGCGGGGTCTACACGTCCTTGATCAGACCAGCACTCCCCCGGGATCGTCGGGCCACCCTTCTGGACATCGGTTGCGGCGGCGGAGACATCACCATCAATCTGGCCCGCTGGGCCGCCAAGGACGGCTTCGACATCCGGGTGCTGGGCATTGATCCCGATGAACGCGCTTATCGCTTTGCCACCAGAGCAGCCGACAAGACCGGGCTCGGAAGGGACCGGCTGTCCTTTCGTCCCGCTTTCAGCTCGGAGTTGGTCGCCGAAGGTGCAAAATTCGATGTGGTCGTCTCGAACCACATCCTGCATCATCTGAGCCCGCCCCAACTGGCGGGGCTCTTCTCCGATACGGAGTCACTCACCGGTTCCTTGGCAATCCACAGTGATATCCGTCGGAGCCGATCCGCACTCTTCTGGTTCGGTGCCGCGACGCTCCCCTTGGCACAGTCGTCTTTCATCCGACGCGATGGTTTGACCTCCATTAGGCGGAGTTACACAGCGGACGAACTGGCTCGATTGGTTCCGGCTGGTTGGCAGGTCCAACAAGGTGGCCTCTATCGGAACCTTGCTCTTTTCCAACCCGAGGTGCCCGGCAATGCTTGA
- a CDS encoding recombinase family protein, giving the protein MPEDLVYVNHGLTGRNRERPGLNQALAACRAGDTLVVTKLDRLARSLPDARDIVEDLTKRNIKLSLGGSIHDPTGPVGQLLFNVLAMVAEFESDLIRARTRGGMQIAKAKGRLRGKQPKLSPAQEKHLVALHRGGQHTSAEIAELFGVARSTVYRIIQRSH; this is encoded by the coding sequence GTGCCTGAGGATCTGGTCTATGTCAACCACGGCCTCACGGGACGGAACCGCGAACGCCCGGGACTGAACCAAGCCCTCGCCGCATGCCGGGCCGGGGACACCCTGGTGGTCACCAAGCTGGACCGGCTCGCCCGCTCCCTGCCCGACGCCCGCGACATCGTCGAGGACCTCACCAAGCGCAACATCAAGCTCAGTCTCGGCGGTTCCATCCACGACCCCACCGGCCCCGTCGGCCAGCTGCTGTTCAACGTCCTGGCCATGGTCGCCGAATTCGAATCCGACCTCATCCGCGCCCGCACCCGCGGAGGCATGCAAATCGCCAAGGCCAAGGGCAGGCTCCGCGGCAAACAGCCCAAGCTCTCCCCCGCCCAGGAAAAACACCTCGTCGCCCTCCACCGCGGAGGCCAGCACACCAGCGCCGAAATCGCCGAACTCTTCGGAGTGGCCCGGAGCACGGTGTACCGGATCATTCAGCGTTCTCACTAG
- the tnpC gene encoding IS66 family transposase, with protein sequence MSDSSVVPTVQALLARLEERDALIVQLKSEIDTLKATVATLEVRLGKNSQNSSKPPSTDAFIKPPPRSLRQPTGRKPGKQSGEAGMRLEPAEHPDEVLFQEPDACGRCGLDLADAPISGDRFRQVFDLPPIRLQIVEHRVLTRTCSCGHRTEALFPPEATATTCYGPRIQGLGAYLLHRQHLPVARTAELMADAFGAPVSTGWLASLAARAKTLLEPFLETARRGLRHASVVHFDETGARVNGVLRRVHVACTPELTLLHLATGRSAEAIGSGGILGHGFTGVAVHDGLPAYRKFPVQHGLCDVHHLRELDGIAEGTGQQWATGLAGLLVEILVAVNEAKDAGRTRLNKRVLRGYRRRYQRLVAEGIRLNPLPPPIGKRGRPALGTIRSLLRRLDVNRDDVLRFASDFRVPFSNNEAERGIRMVKLQQKVSGSWRSWDGAEAFLAIRSYVGTACKQGANTLRALQDAFAGDPWIPATP encoded by the coding sequence ATGTCCGATTCATCCGTTGTCCCCACGGTCCAGGCCTTGCTGGCCCGGCTGGAGGAACGCGATGCGCTGATCGTGCAACTGAAATCCGAGATCGACACTTTGAAGGCCACCGTCGCCACCCTCGAGGTTCGCCTGGGGAAAAACTCACAGAACTCCTCCAAGCCGCCCAGCACCGACGCGTTCATCAAACCCCCGCCCAGATCCCTGCGCCAGCCCACCGGGCGCAAGCCCGGCAAGCAGTCCGGGGAAGCGGGGATGCGCCTGGAGCCTGCCGAACACCCCGATGAAGTGCTCTTCCAGGAACCCGACGCCTGCGGACGGTGCGGGCTGGACCTGGCGGATGCACCAATATCCGGGGACCGTTTCCGGCAGGTCTTCGATCTGCCGCCGATCCGGCTCCAGATCGTTGAGCACCGGGTGCTCACCCGCACGTGTTCCTGCGGGCACCGCACCGAGGCCCTGTTCCCTCCCGAGGCGACTGCCACCACCTGCTATGGACCGCGGATCCAGGGACTTGGCGCCTACCTGCTGCACCGGCAGCACCTGCCGGTCGCCCGCACCGCCGAGCTCATGGCCGACGCGTTCGGCGCGCCGGTGTCCACCGGGTGGCTGGCTTCCCTGGCCGCCCGGGCAAAGACACTGCTGGAACCATTCCTCGAAACGGCCCGCCGGGGGCTGCGGCACGCCTCGGTGGTACACTTCGATGAGACGGGGGCCCGCGTCAACGGGGTGCTGCGGAGGGTGCACGTGGCATGCACGCCCGAGTTGACGCTGCTGCATCTGGCCACCGGCCGCTCAGCCGAGGCGATCGGCTCCGGCGGGATCCTGGGTCACGGTTTCACCGGGGTCGCGGTCCACGACGGGCTGCCGGCCTACCGGAAGTTCCCGGTGCAACACGGGTTGTGCGATGTCCACCACCTGCGGGAGTTGGACGGGATCGCGGAGGGCACCGGGCAGCAATGGGCCACCGGGCTGGCGGGGTTGCTGGTCGAAATCCTGGTGGCCGTCAACGAGGCCAAGGACGCCGGGCGGACCCGCTTGAACAAGCGGGTCCTGCGTGGCTACCGACGCCGATACCAACGCCTGGTTGCCGAGGGAATCAGGCTGAACCCGTTGCCTCCGCCCATCGGCAAACGCGGGCGTCCGGCCCTGGGAACCATCAGGTCCCTGCTCCGGCGCCTGGACGTGAACCGGGATGATGTCCTGCGTTTCGCGAGCGACTTCCGGGTCCCGTTCTCGAACAACGAAGCCGAGCGCGGTATCCGCATGGTCAAGCTGCAGCAGAAGGTCTCCGGCTCCTGGCGCTCATGGGACGGCGCCGAGGCGTTCCTGGCCATCCGCTCCTACGTGGGCACCGCCTGCAAGCAGGGCGCCAACACGCTCCGGGCGCTCCAGGACGCGTTCGCCGGGGACCCCTGGATCCCCGCCACCCCCTGA